The genomic region CTATTAAGTCTTTATAGAAAATGTTTACGGTAAACCTCATTCATACAAAAAGCGCATACCTATCAAGTATGCGCTCTTATCCCCTAAAAATGAGCAATTCACCCATTTGATGGTAAAAGTAAATAGGTAAGTTGCTTTTAGTTTACGGTTTCCCGTAAAGGCTAAAAAAAATTAAATAAGTCCCAAATCTTTTACGATACTGATAAGATGTGTGGCATTATTTGCTCTAAATTGTAAGAGAAGTTTTGCTTGTTTTTTTTCAATAGAGCTCAGGCTGCTAGGTGTGATGCCTTGATCTTTAAATTGTTTACTAATGGCTTCTTTAGATTGTCCTGAGGCTAGTAATGATAATAACTCTATATCATAATCATTGATCTCTAGATTGTTTCTAGGATTTAAAGCTTGTTCTACAGGCGCAGAGAGAAACATTTGATCTTGATCAACCGCTTGTATAGCACTTGATAAATCTTTTAAGCCATCTCTACCTTTACAAACAAAGGCATTGACTCGCAAGCTATTGATTAAATACCTTACTTTTTGCAATCGATCTTCTACTGAATATACGATCATCTTTAAATCTGGATACTCATTGCGCAATTGTGCCGCAAGTTCTTCTCCTGAGGTATATTTTTGCTGGCGATGATCTGTTTTAAAGTTTAAATCTGTGATGAATAAATCATAAGGTTCTTTATTAAGAATCGCGCTTTTAATTTCTAGATAAGCGTCATCGCAATATTGCACTTGTTTCACCTTTGCAATACCTAATTGATCTAATATAGCAAGCACACCTTGATTAATGCTGCTATAATCGTCTGAAATTAATACCTTTTTAAACATCTTTTAAATCATAATTACGGCTTTGAAGCCTTTTCCTAATTCTGATTCAAATGTAATTGATCCGTTTATGGAATGGATACGGTTTTCCGTATTTTGAAGGCCGTTTCCTTTTATTATGGCCGTTCCTTTACCGTTATCTTTATAGTTTATAATTAATGATTTTCCAGATTTTTCAAAACTTAAAATAACAATGCTGGCATGGCTATGTTTTTTCATATTCGTTAATAGCTCTTGTAACACTCTATAAATCGTTGTTTTTTGGACATCTTTTAATTGTTCCCAGTTGATTGAAGGAAGCCCTTTTGTTATAACGTTAACCTGATCATCTTTATAACTTAAAAATAGATCCTGTAAAAGATCTACATATGGCGTTGTAAGGTTGATAGTGCTATTTTGTCTAGAGATGTCTCTGGTTCTATTGTATATATTTTCTAGATCGTCTAAGAGTTCCTTGTTATCATGTGCACTAGTTTGTAATTGGGTCATGACATGGTAAACATCATTTGCAACTTCGTCATGTATTTTTCTAGAAATACGAGTTTCTGTATTATAAATTTCTTGTAGTTTTTCTTTTCGGTGTTTGTATTTTAAAACGAAATATATAGATAGAGATGCTAATGCAATAAAAAGGATGAGATAAAGAAGTCGTTCATTAAATAGTTGACTTTTCTGCAAGTCTTTTTCTTTTTTATCATACTGGTACACATAGTAATTAAAATTATTACGTTGCTCTTCTTCAATTTTAGTTAGGCTGTCGTTGATTTTTAAATATTCACTAGCATATTTAGGTTCGCCAGTGACTATCTTTAATTTAAGGGCACTTTGTAACAGTTCTGCGATATTGTTTTTGCGAGCTAGTTGTATAAAATCATCACTATATTTTTTTGTAGAAATGGTATCCTTAAGTTGAAAAAAATGCTTTGCTAGATGTTCATAGCTAGAGCCTAATTCATAAGTGTACGGATTAGAAAGTCTTAACTCTAGCGCTTTTAGTAAGCCTTGTCTTGCGCCTGGTAAATCTAGTTTTGATTTTATAAAGCTTAGATTACTCAAGGTTCTTGCAATTTCTCTGGTGTGATTTGCTTCTACTGCTTTTGTATAAGCTTGATCATAATATTTATATGCTATGTCAAGTTCTTCAAGATGCTCATATACATAACCTATATTATTTAAGAGAACAGCCTGATTTTTCAATGTTGTCGCGCTGGTTAATGCTTCTTGATAAAGCTTTAGTGCTTGTGTATAGTCCTCTCTTTCTCTATAAATAATACCTAATTCGTTAATAACTCTTAAATAGCTTATGTCAGTCCATTCTGTTTTGGGTTGAATGCGTTCTAAAATTTTTAAACTTTCTAGATTTAATAATTCATTTTCTGAAGAATAGCCTAGCTTCTTTTGAATTTCAGCTAGATATTGCGTGGCATAGAGCTCATTTGCGAGTTTTTTAGGGCTCGTCGCATTCTTTGCTTTTTCTTTTGTAAAAAAGGTATAGGCTTTAGCAAGATCCTCTGGTTTAGTAGGGTTGTCTACAATACCAGAATAGTATGTTAAACTGTCTGTAACCTGTGCGTTAGATAAGTATGCGGTTAGTATGGTAATACAAAAAAAGAGGAATGAAGTTATGGTCGATTTCATTCCTCTAATGTAATAAGTAAATAGAAAATAGAGTATTAATCTCCGGTAATATCTTCTGGCGGCGGTGGCGGTGGTGGCGGTAATTCTATAGTGCCTTCATTACCACAACAAGCTTTAATATCTTTAGCTTCATCTATAATACTCTCTGGTGTACATGATATAAATGTAGAAATGAGGATTCCCGTAAACACTATTAATGTTATTTTTTTCATATTTGAATGGTTTAATATTGGACAATAGTGTTGCTGTCCGAGATTGTCTCAGAAAATTTTAGTTAGCAACACTGGCTATAACTTGAAGAGCTTTCTCTTCTATGGGAAGTATGGAGGTGCAAGAGTAAATGAGATAATTACTTCCCAAATAGTTGTCTCAATTCACAATGCTACTCCATGGTAGAATTAATTTTCGCAAGCCCTATTGCGAGTAAGGCGGTAATGAATTCTGATACAAATAAAGGAGTACTGATCAAGTAAGATTGGTAATATTGTGGAATTGATTAGGAAACTTTCTGGAATTGAATTTCCGATTTTTTTCCGTTTTTAAATAATTGATTATCAGTATTATGAATAAAGAATTAATATTACGCGCTTTTGTTAAGGCTAGTCAAGAATTGTATAATAATGGTGTAACTAATCCATCACTGACTCAAATGTCCACCAAATTATCTCATTATTTAGAAGAGAATTGGAATGTTGTATTAGGAGAAAGAAGTTTAAGAATATACCGAGGAGATGCGCAGAAATTAGATGGCAAGGATGAGGATATAAGTATTAAACAAATTGAAGTTATAAATGGTCTATGTCAATATTTAGGTTACGAGAATTACAATGATTTTCAGAAAGCAATTGATTCAACAAATAATGATTTAAATGTGACTGAATTTAATAGAAATGTAATACAGTCATTACCATTTAAATATATTCTTCCGGGAATAGGGATGGTGTTAATTGTATTATTGATTTATAATTATTCTAATAAACAACGCTGGATGGTATGGCAGACTGATCATTATGTTGAAGTAGATTTTGATGCCACTAAGTATAATGTTAAACAGCTCAAATTATATCGTGAAGAAAAAATTAAATCTTTCAAAAAAGTAGAAGTTAATTGTTATACCGACTTTTTTAATGAAGATAATAGTGTACGTATATGGTATGGGAAGAATTCTAAAAAGCAATTAGAATATTTTACGAATCTAGGATTACACCCAGAAACAGGAATAACATTAAAACCAATTACTAGTTACATGATTAATAAATATGTTTGTTTTGATTAAATGAAAGAACAACACTCTTTATAAGAAAAAGTGTTGTTCTTATTGATGCGTGATTTTTAATTAATAATTATTCAGTTAAAATCACAACTGTTTCTATAATTTTATTTTCTTCATCTATATTTATTGTGGTGATGTTACCGTTTTCTAAATGATTGATAAAAGCAGTTTTCTCTGTTTTTTCCAGTGTTACCTTAACATATTTAGTATCTACTCGTTTTAGTGAGCCTGTAATTGCATCAACTCCCCAACCTATTAAACTAAATCCGTTAATTATACTTACTAGATTAAATTTACTATCCATGATAACGACACGTTCGCGATAATTATCAAGTCTAAAATCAATTCGGTCATCTGCTCTTACTTTGATTTGAACTGGTGTCGTTCCTTTTTCAAATCCATTTACAAAAACCTTTGCTCCTGATGGATCTGATTCAAAGAGAACATTTCTTTTTGATCCCGTAATAATACTTGCGCAACTTGTGGTCATTAAGAAAATTGCTGTCATTGCTACGATTGTAATTTTTTTAGTCATTTAATAAAGTGTTTAGTTATTACCTACTCCTGGTTAAAGTCGTTTTTCAGTATATTCCGACTGAGCGACAAACATAATTTTACAATGAAATATTTTCTTACGGTTTCCCGTAAACCAGATTAATTATTCTATGAAAATAATTAGAGCGCAAGCGGTTAAATTTATAATCGGTTGTATCTAATAGAGAGCATCATCAATTCTATAATCTTGGTGCTTACATTCTTATAATGTGTTATATCAGGCTTTACAGTTACCTCTACATTTTATGACTTTGAAGTGTTTTATTCTAACTTTTCAATACTAATATTGCATTTAAGAATTGAACGGCGAGGCGTCTATGAGCAAACTGGAAATCCCTATAACTGAGATTGAGAATTTTATTTACTGTCTAGAGGTAGTGCCGGATGCAAATTCTACTGAAACGACTGAGGTGCTTACCATACTAGAAGATATGGCGCTACAACAACAAATCACCAGTATTTATAAGGCCTGTGATACCATTGAAGATCTAGAAGATAGTATCAATCATTTACTGTATGATGACCATCACTTTCAAGATTATGAAATGATTTACTTGGTCTTACCTGGCGAGGCTAACAATATATTAATCAATGGTTACTACTACAGCATCGAGGAAATCGCAGAGCTTTTTGAAGGAAAAATGGATGGTAAAGTCATACATTTTGCAAACAAAAAATTACTAGACCTCACTGATGATGAATCGCAATATTTTCTAGATGTCACTGGTGCTAGAGCCATTTCTGGTTATGGAGTTTCATCCGCTCACATGACCAGTGCGTTTACGCTAGATCGTCTGTTTTTCAGTTTGTTCTATGAGAATGATGACTTAAAAGAAGTTGTGGAGCGTTTGTTTTACAAGCAGTATAAACTTTGTCAGTTGCTAGACTTTAGGTTGTATTATTAGTTTGTTGTGGAGACGCTTTCGCGAAAGCGTATCAATCCATCTAATTCAAAAACAACGTATAATTGATATCCACAATGTCAATAATTTCCATGGATTGAGGCGTGTCTAAATGAAGTAAAGAGCGCAGCAGTTGCAGCTCGTGTTTATTAAAAATCATCACGAGATTATCTTGAGCAGATGGAACTGGTATTTTTCTTTCCTTAACGACACGTTCATATCTCAATTCCCAGTATTCCGTTTCTAACTGGTCGATATATTTCTTAAACCTTTTTAATTGTTGAGGACTGAAATCCAATTGTAGGTTGTTAAAAATCAATCGATAAACCTTACAATCTGTGCAATAGGAGAGTTGACCTTGTTTATTTTTGGCAATGGTTTTTACGTTATGGCACATTGTTTAAAGATTTAGTAACAGTCGATATGGATCTGTCCTCGGGATTCATAATAGGTGAGAGCTGTGTGATTTTCTTGAATTGAAATTTTTTCTAGAACCTCAATGACATCGTCTTTCATAGCCATAGAACCACAAATCATGATGTGACAGCCGTTATGTAAACGGGCTGCGATTAGTTTGCGTTGATCCCAGATCTCGTGTTGTACATATTTTTGTTGTGGTGCACGCGAGTAGGTGAGATGCACGCTAGAAGATGGATCACCTGCTGTAAATGGAAGGTATGGTTGATATAGTTTAACACTTTCTTTAAACCGTCCACCCCAGAAAAACTGGAATTGCTGACCGTTGTCTATCAAATTAGGAATCATTCCTAGAAAAGGAGCTATACCAGTACCATTAGAGATAAAAATTATAGACTCTGGATTTAAGGGTAAATGAAAATGTGCATTTTCTTCTATATAGGCATGTACGGTGTCGTCTATTTGCAGATCACTCAAGTATGAGGAACAAATACCGTGCTCATGTTTTTTGATACTGAGTACTATATCATCTTCTATTCTTGCGATAGAATACGCTCTGGGCTTATCGGTTTTAGGAGCTTTTATATGTATAATATCTCCTGATTGACAAGTTTGATTATGATCAAGTCTTAATTTTAATAGAAAGGTTTGATCTAGATTGAGAGCGGTACGTTCTATCACTTTAAATTCTGCAAATGTGATGTCTTTCTTTTTAGACTGATAAGATTTATGATGAACTCCTATAGCGGCAGACCATTTTTCTAGCCAGGTATTAAGCTGTTTTTCTGATTGCTCATTTATCTTTTCTAAAGGAATAAGAGGTGTAAAACTTTGATGATCTTGCAGACTCGCGTCTACCTTTATGGCAAATTTGCAATAATGTTTATAATCCATGGAACCAAAACCTAAAACAGCAAATTGAATAGGATGAGGTTGATGTATGGTAGGTAATAGAGATAGAAAGTGTCTAGCATTAGTAGGTGCGTCACCATCACCATAAGTAGCGGTTAACACTAGTAAATGGGTTGCTTTTTTATAGCTGGTATATTCATTCAAACTGCTTACAAAGACGCTTTTACCTTGCTGTATTAACTCTTGTGTGATGTGGCGCGCAAAAGCATATGTTTGACCACTTTCTGAACCTACTAGAATGATAATGTCACTCACATCTTTATCACTTACTATGGTAATCTTATCAGAAAAGCGACGTCGTTTTATAAACAGCATTAATCCAGAAAATATAAAGAACAATATACTGGCACTGGCAACCAGTAAAATTAACGACCATAGTATGCTGCCTGATCCCGTATGTAGGTTAAAGCTCCACCGAGAAAGTAACAAACTAAATGGTTGTTCTATCTCACTAATAATCTCGCCGCTATACTGATGGACTAATAGATCACGTGTTTTTAAATTAAATTCATAATAATCCAGCTCATCTTCAGAAAAGGGAAAGGTAATTTGCCTGACCTCATTTAATTTCAATTCTTTGAAGAAGGCTAACTCGCTCAATCCTTGATAATGTACAGGCAGGACTGGTTCTTTATTCCAGTCCAGTTCTGCTTGATGAACTGGTATTAAATCAAATTTTTCTAATGATAAGTAAACACCTGTACTGGCAATAATGATTAGAGGAATCAAAAGCCATCGACCTAAAATAACATGATAACGCTGGTTGAAGTCTCGTTCTTTAACCTTGCTATATAATTTTAATAAACCGCCCTGACGCTGTATTAATACTAATAAACCTGTTACAGCGATAAGACATAGTAATAACGAGATGATACCAACAAAAATGCGACCTAGGCTTTTTAAAAATAGAGAACGATGCAAATTTGTGGTCCATATAAATACTGGATGTCGTTCTTTTACCTTACCTAATCGCTGTCCATTAGTAGGGTTCACATAGATTTCCTCACTTATACCATCTACCGTAATGACTGATGCTATTACTTCATCATTAGAAGTAACTTGTAATGAGAGTACTTCATCATATTCTTTTTGTAGTGCTATAATAGCCTTCGCAGTAGATACAGTTTCTAAATCGACAACTTTATACGATTGAGATCGATCTGCGATGGGCTCGCA from Nonlabens arenilitoris harbors:
- a CDS encoding DUF6642 family protein gives rise to the protein MSKLEIPITEIENFIYCLEVVPDANSTETTEVLTILEDMALQQQITSIYKACDTIEDLEDSINHLLYDDHHFQDYEMIYLVLPGEANNILINGYYYSIEEIAELFEGKMDGKVIHFANKKLLDLTDDESQYFLDVTGARAISGYGVSSAHMTSAFTLDRLFFSLFYENDDLKEVVERLFYKQYKLCQLLDFRLYY
- a CDS encoding response regulator transcription factor, translated to MFKKVLISDDYSSINQGVLAILDQLGIAKVKQVQYCDDAYLEIKSAILNKEPYDLFITDLNFKTDHRQQKYTSGEELAAQLRNEYPDLKMIVYSVEDRLQKVRYLINSLRVNAFVCKGRDGLKDLSSAIQAVDQDQMFLSAPVEQALNPRNNLEINDYDIELLSLLASGQSKEAISKQFKDQGITPSSLSSIEKKQAKLLLQFRANNATHLISIVKDLGLI
- a CDS encoding PepSY domain-containing protein, which translates into the protein MTISFWRYSHLLLAGTSALFLIIASVTGVILACEPIADRSQSYKVVDLETVSTAKAIIALQKEYDEVLSLQVTSNDEVIASVITVDGISEEIYVNPTNGQRLGKVKERHPVFIWTTNLHRSLFLKSLGRIFVGIISLLLCLIAVTGLLVLIQRQGGLLKLYSKVKERDFNQRYHVILGRWLLIPLIIIASTGVYLSLEKFDLIPVHQAELDWNKEPVLPVHYQGLSELAFFKELKLNEVRQITFPFSEDELDYYEFNLKTRDLLVHQYSGEIISEIEQPFSLLLSRWSFNLHTGSGSILWSLILLVASASILFFIFSGLMLFIKRRRFSDKITIVSDKDVSDIIILVGSESGQTYAFARHITQELIQQGKSVFVSSLNEYTSYKKATHLLVLTATYGDGDAPTNARHFLSLLPTIHQPHPIQFAVLGFGSMDYKHYCKFAIKVDASLQDHQSFTPLIPLEKINEQSEKQLNTWLEKWSAAIGVHHKSYQSKKKDITFAEFKVIERTALNLDQTFLLKLRLDHNQTCQSGDIIHIKAPKTDKPRAYSIARIEDDIVLSIKKHEHGICSSYLSDLQIDDTVHAYIEENAHFHLPLNPESIIFISNGTGIAPFLGMIPNLIDNGQQFQFFWGGRFKESVKLYQPYLPFTAGDPSSSVHLTYSRAPQQKYVQHEIWDQRKLIAARLHNGCHIMICGSMAMKDDVIEVLEKISIQENHTALTYYESRGQIHIDCY
- a CDS encoding PEGA domain-containing protein, with translation MTKKITIVAMTAIFLMTTSCASIITGSKRNVLFESDPSGAKVFVNGFEKGTTPVQIKVRADDRIDFRLDNYRERVVIMDSKFNLVSIINGFSLIGWGVDAITGSLKRVDTKYVKVTLEKTEKTAFINHLENGNITTINIDEENKIIETVVILTE
- a CDS encoding tetratricopeptide repeat-containing sensor histidine kinase, which translates into the protein MKSTITSFLFFCITILTAYLSNAQVTDSLTYYSGIVDNPTKPEDLAKAYTFFTKEKAKNATSPKKLANELYATQYLAEIQKKLGYSSENELLNLESLKILERIQPKTEWTDISYLRVINELGIIYREREDYTQALKLYQEALTSATTLKNQAVLLNNIGYVYEHLEELDIAYKYYDQAYTKAVEANHTREIARTLSNLSFIKSKLDLPGARQGLLKALELRLSNPYTYELGSSYEHLAKHFFQLKDTISTKKYSDDFIQLARKNNIAELLQSALKLKIVTGEPKYASEYLKINDSLTKIEEEQRNNFNYYVYQYDKKEKDLQKSQLFNERLLYLILFIALASLSIYFVLKYKHRKEKLQEIYNTETRISRKIHDEVANDVYHVMTQLQTSAHDNKELLDDLENIYNRTRDISRQNSTINLTTPYVDLLQDLFLSYKDDQVNVITKGLPSINWEQLKDVQKTTIYRVLQELLTNMKKHSHASIVILSFEKSGKSLIINYKDNGKGTAIIKGNGLQNTENRIHSINGSITFESELGKGFKAVIMI
- a CDS encoding DUF6686 family protein is translated as MCHNVKTIAKNKQGQLSYCTDCKVYRLIFNNLQLDFSPQQLKRFKKYIDQLETEYWELRYERVVKERKIPVPSAQDNLVMIFNKHELQLLRSLLHLDTPQSMEIIDIVDINYTLFLN